One part of the Rutidosis leptorrhynchoides isolate AG116_Rl617_1_P2 chromosome 1, CSIRO_AGI_Rlap_v1, whole genome shotgun sequence genome encodes these proteins:
- the LOC139876403 gene encoding enoyl-[acyl-carrier-protein] reductase, mitochondrial-like, producing MACVRFLNLKPYMSPTLLRPRFPTSSQLRAFSAGLMSPPSTAVIYETHGPPDTVTKVIQLPPIEIKANDVCVKMLAAPINPSDINRIQGVYPVRPPVPAVGGYEGVGEVHSVGSAVQGLSPGDLVMASPPSPGTWQTHIVTDRSFWHKIDRGTPVEYAATVTVNPLTALRMMEDYMNLKSGDAIVQNGATSMVGQCVIQLSKLRGIHTINIIRDRPGSDEAKEKLMKLGADEVFTESQLELKNVKSLLGNVPEPALGFNCVGGNAASLVLKFLRQGGTMVTYGGMSKKPITVSTSSFIFKELSLKGFWLQKWISSDKTKECREMLDYLLSLIREGKLRYDMELTSFNEFHTALDKALGKHGSQPKQVIKF from the exons ATGGCGTGTGTGAGGTTTTTAAATCTAAAACCCTACATGTCGCCAACCCTCCTCCGCCCTCGTTTTCCAACTTCCAGTCAACTTAGGGCTTTTTCCGCCGGCCTCATGTCACCGCCGTCTACGGCTGTCATATACGAGACTCATGGTCCTCCTGATACTGTTACCAA AGTGATCCAACTTCCACCAATTGAAATCAAAGCAAACGATGTGTGTGTTAAAATGCTTGCTGCTCCCATCAATCCATCCGATATTAACAGAATTCAAG GTGTGTACCCTGTGAGGCCTCCGGTGCCTGCAGTTGGAGGATATGAGGGTGTTGGAGAAGTACACTCTGTAGGGTCTGCGGTACAAGGTCTTTCTCCAGGCGATTTGGTTATGGCGTCCCCACCGTCACCCG GGACATGGCAGACGCATATCGTGACAGATAGAAGTTTCTGGCACAAAATCGATAGAGGCACACCAGTTGAATATGCTGCCACGGTTACAGTTAATCCTTTGACTGCCCTAAGGATGATGGAGGACTACATGAATCTCAAATCAG GGGATGCAATTGTGCAAAATGGAGCAACCAGCATGGTTGGGCAATGTGTCATTCAGCTATCTAAACTCCGGGGCATACATACCATCAATATTATACGAGACAG GCCTGGTTCAGATGAAGCAAAAGAGAAACTCATGAAACTTGGTGCCGATGAAGTGTTTACCGAGAGTCAACTTGAATTGAAGAATGTTAAGAGTCTTTTG GGTAATGTACCTGAACCTGCTCTAGGATTTAATTGTGTTGGTGGCAATGCTGCTTCATTGGTTCTTAAATTCTTAAG GCAGGGTGGAACAATGGTGACGTATGGTGGTATGTCTAAGAAACCCATAACTGTATCAACGTCATCCttcatatttaaa GAGCTTAGCTTAAAAGGATTCTGGTTGCAAAAGTGGATAAGTTCAGATAAAACTAAAGAATGCAGAGAAATGTTAGATTACCTACTAAGCTTAATTCGTGAAGGAAAATTAAGATACGA CATGGAGCTTACTTCTTTCAATGAATTCCACACAGCATTAGATAAGGCACTTGGAAAGCACGGAAGCCAACCTAAGCAAGTCATAAAGTTTTAA